A stretch of the Plasmodium berghei ANKA genome assembly, chromosome: 10 genome encodes the following:
- a CDS encoding MORN repeat protein, putative — protein MSNITYLNDEKTKGKYVYPNGNIYVGEFKNNKFHGHGTLIFKEKGEYKGIWENGKSVNGNYYFNDGLKYENTWDYLTDFPYFYNEEINKNEIIYQKEKRNEYLDNIYDIGDGYYKIDGNCVYAFGDNKEIRKVNTREKNWIKDHCAKY, from the exons ATGTCGAATATAACTTatttaaatgatgaaaaaacaaaaggaAAGTATGTTTACCCGAATGGGAACATATATGTAGGGGAGttcaaaaataacaaatttcATGGCCATG GGACATTGATTTTTAAGGAGAAAGGAGAATATAAAGGAATATGGGAGAATGGGAAAAGTGTTAAtggaaattattattttaatgatggtttaaaatatgaaaatacaTGGGATTATTTAACTgattttccatatttttataatgaagaaataaataaaaatgaaattatttatcaaaaagaaaaaagaaatgaatatttaGACAACATTTATGATATag gtGATGGGTATTATAAAATCGATGGAAATTGTGTATATGCTTTTGGAGATAATAAGGAAATAAGAAAAGTAAATACTCgtgaaaaaaattggaTAAAAGATCATTGtgcaaaatattaa
- a CDS encoding ABC transporter G family member 2, putative produces the protein MSMNEHKNKKDLTSCCEKIAYKFSNVKYSVDNGNLEILHGIKGMILPQKITIVMGPSGSGKTTLLNILSMQIIDGVEGDFLINNQPRTKNVKHHMGYVLQDDYFFANLTVYETLEFAARIKLDIKDKKKLEDLINSVLNIMDLTHVKDTIVGNAFIRGISGGQRKRLSIATEILSNPPLLFMDEPTSGLDSAAALSLVECMQKMSRFSNTTILSSLHQPSSQIFEKFDKLIAISSGYIIYQGKTTDLNIYLKKIGFICPDGWNIADYLMEILSNKKYEPILLENYNKYISFDEEEGYYMDLNNIDNTLIHNDHDSEIKKKKNFENGSNKNINEQILFSNNISQQNSDNEIKKRDQDSKKLKSIELLISFEMKKASYMMQYLYLLIRGLKRFIVDELTIIKIIDLSITLTIFGFLWSKAFSDPHRVLDSMGAIFFMIAYWTYYPAYLSLYSFPSERVIIAKERNVKTYKVSNYFLSQALAEFFFFFCLIAVWSIFSHVALYGSFKFDVYIGFVFIITLNALISSSLGYFISTLFDNLSRSISLLSVSLLTMTLSNGFYVEVAKLKPPVKYLQWLSFQTYTASAMAKIKFSDIFIECLPNNISIECQNINKIPENMVIKQRFADIQLYISIFILFIFYFVIKTCTYISLRWSNALKMK, from the coding sequence ATGAGTATGAATGagcataaaaataaaaaggatTTGACATCATGTTGTGAAAAAATTGCTTATAAATTCTcaaatgtaaaatattcaGTCGATAATGGAAACTTAGAAATATTACACGGAATTAAGGGAATGATTCTTCcccaaaaaataacaattgTAATGGGACCAAGTGGAAGTGGAAAAACAACAttgttaaatattttatcaatgCAAATAATAGATGGGGTTGAAGGagattttttaataaataaccAACCTagaacaaaaaatgtaaaacaTCATATGGGATATGTATTACAAgatgattatttttttgcaaaTTTAACAGTATATGAAACGTTAGAATTTGCAGCCAGAATAAAATTAGatataaaagataaaaaaaaattagaagatttaattaattcagttttaaatattatggaTTTAACTCATGTTAAGGATACAATAGTTGGAAATGCATTTATAAGAGGTATAAGTGGTGGACAAAGAAAAAGATTATCTATAGCCACTGAAATATTATCTAACCCacctttattatttatggaTGAACCCACTAGTGGCTTAGATTCTGCAGCAGCTTTATCGCTAGTTGAATGCATGCAAAAAATGTCCAGATTTTCAAATACTACTATTTTATCATCTTTGCACCAACCTAGTAGTCAAATCTTTgaaaaatttgataaattaattGCTATTAGTAGTggttatataatatatcaagGAAAAACTACtgatttaaatatttatttaaaaaaaatcggTTTTATATGTCCAGATGGTTGGAATATAGCTGACTATTTAATGGAAATATTGtctaacaaaaaatatgaaccTATACTattagaaaattataataaatacatatcCTTTGATGAAGAAGAAGGATATTATATGGAtctaaataatattgataataCATTAATTCATAATGATCATGAtagtgaaataaaaaaaaaaaaaaattttgaaaatggttctaataaaaatattaatgaacaaattttattttcaaataatatttcccAACAAAATTCcgataatgaaataaaaaaacgagATCAAGAttcgaaaaaattaaaatctattgaattattaatttcatttgaaatgaaaaaagcTTCTTATATGATGcaatatctatatttattaattagaGGATTAAAAAGATTTATAGTGGATGAATTaactattataaaaataatagattTATCTATTACATTAACAATATTTGGATTTTTATGGTCAAAAGCTTTTTCAGACCCACATCGGGTTTTAGATTCAATGGGtgctatattttttatgatagCATATTGGACATATTATCCAGCATATTTAtctttatattcatttccTTCTGAACGAGTTATAATAGCTAAAGAAAGAAATGTAAAAACTTATAAAGTTagtaattattttttgtcaCAAGCATTAgctgaattttttttttttttttgtttaattgCTGTATGGAGCATATTTTCACATGTAGCATTATATGGCTCATTCAAATTTGATGTATATATTggttttgtatttattattacattaaATGCTTTAATAAGTAGTTCCTTAGGATATTTTATATCAACATTATTTGACAATTTAAGTAGATCAATTAGTTTGTTATCTGTTTCACTTTTAACGATGACTTTATCAAATGGGTTCTATGTTGAAGTTGCTAAGTTAAAACCTCCtgtaaaatatttgcaATGGCTTTCTTTTCAAACATATACAGCATCTGCTATGGCTAAAATCAAATTTagtgatatatttatagaatGTTTACCTAATAACATTTCGATTGAATgccaaaatataaataaaataccaGAAAATATGGTTATCAAACAAAGATTTGCAGATAtccaattatatatatccatatttattttattcattttctaCTTTGTTATAAAGACATGTACTTATATTTCTCTTAGATGGTCAAACGCcttgaaaatgaaataa